Proteins from a genomic interval of Medicago truncatula cultivar Jemalong A17 chromosome 3, MtrunA17r5.0-ANR, whole genome shotgun sequence:
- the LOC112420054 gene encoding protein FAR1-RELATED SEQUENCE 5-like, with translation MIKIFWVDARSRLAYKVFGDVVTFDTTYKTNKYLMPFAPIVGLNHHFQSILFGCALLQDETEKSFEWLFQTWLKAMNGKSLVSIITDQDLSMKNAIANVFPNTRHRLCLWHIRRKFAEKLSHIYHKKSPFKKELKSCIHDSPSIKDFEENWERILVAYDLKANQWLQGLYKIRESWVPIYNRSTFFAGMNTTQRSESINAFFDSFVNSSTILQGFVVKFDKAVDSCYEKQKREDFESRHRSRLSSIKSKIEEHAASIYTRTMFGKFHDELAQILQFKKEKIEKNGSQYTYKVSSCYDSRDTFIVHVDLDTKAAKCCCQLFEFMGILCRHILVIFQAKNVVGIPSNYILKRCTKDAIKGSEFDEYGRENSFENNSSATLRSIHVHTQANLLSDLAAKSPILHELISDGMKQLYERALERKNEMRIEDDITPLEPSSKNLMNEPLNVSVELDIKDPRGSQTKGRKKDVTRETQHGRIKSSIELSITRSQAKRRSCQLCGEHGHNRRSCKQKTSDDSID, from the coding sequence ATGATAAAAATTTTTTGGGTGGATGCAAGATCGAGATTGGCTTATAAGGTTTTTGGAGATGTTGTTACATTTGATACAACATATAAAACCAACAAGTACCTCATGCCATTTGCTCCTATTGTTGGGttgaatcatcattttcaatCTATCTTATTTGGATGTGCTTTGTTGCAAGATGAGACGGAGAAGTCTTTTGAATGGTTATTTCAAACATGGCTAAAGGCAATGAATGGAAAAAGTCTTGTGTCGATAATAACCGATCAAGATTTGTCAATGAAAAATGCAATAGCCAATGTGTTTCCAAATACTCGTCACCGATTATGCTTGTGGCACATCCGCAGAAAATTTGCCGAAAAGCTTTCACATATATACCATAAAAAATCACCTTTCAAGAAGGAATTGAAATCGTGCATTCATGATTCACCATCCATTAAAGATTTTGAAGAGAATTGGGAGCGTATTTTAGTCGCCTATGATTTGAAGGCGAATCAATGGCTTCAAGGTTTGTATAAAATAAGAGAGTCATGGGTACCTATTTATAACAGAAGTACTTTTTTTGCTGGGATGAACACTACACAAAGAAGTGAGAGCATTAATGCTTTTTTTGATTCGTTTGTTAATTCGTCAACTATACTACAAGGTTTTGTAGTGAAATTTGACAAGGCAGTGGATAGCTGTTATGAAAAACAGAAACGAGAAGATTTTGAATCAAGGCACCGATCACGTCTCTCAAGTATTAAGTCAAAAATTGAGGAGCATGCAGCGTCGATTTATACAAGAACCATGTTTGGAAAGTTTCATGATGAGCTCGCACAGATTCTTCAATTCAAAAaggagaaaattgaaaaaaatggatCTCAATATACATACAAAGTATCCAGCTGTTATGACTCTCGAGACACATTCATTGTCCATGTGGATCTTGACACAAAGGCTGCAAAGTGTTGTTGTCAACTTTTTGAGTTTATGGGAATATTATGCAGACATATCTTGGTGATTTTCCAAGCCAAAAATGTTGTCGGCATTCCaagtaattatattttaaagcGTTGCACAAAAGATGCTATCAAGGGTTCTGAATTTGATGAATATGGGCGGGAAAATTCCTTTGAGAACAACAGTTCAGCAACTCTACGAAGTATACATGTCCATACTCAAGCCAATCTATTATCTGATCTTGCAGCAAAATCGCCGATTTTACACGAATTGATATCAGATGGAATGAAGCAACTGTATGAAAGAGCTTTAGAACGAAAAAATGAAATGCGCATTGAAGATGACATAACTCCTCTAGAGCCAAGTTCTAAAAATTTGATGAATGAGCCATTGAACGTATCTGTTGAATTAGATATTAAAGATCCACGTGGTTCACAAACTAAAGGAAGAAAAAAGGATGTAACAAGAGAGACTCAACATGGAAGAATCAAAAGTAGTATTGAACTATCAATAACTCGATCACAAGCCAAGAGGAGAAGTTGCCAATTATGTGGAGAGCATGGCCACAATCGGCGTAGTTGCAAACAAAAGACTAGTGACGATTCTATTGATTGA